In Synechococcus sp. Nb3U1, one DNA window encodes the following:
- a CDS encoding TolB family protein, with product MLTDSLTRLRQQNGILFSLTRWSGGLCLAGLSLLLFGCTPEGFRTPQPNLTNSGLNSIFPDGEPAFSGDGRYLVFSSARSGSQDIFLYDTQERRLVELPGLNSSDVATTSPDISADGRYIVYVSNALGKSEIFLYDRQTRNVQNISSRVAGDVRNPTISGDGRFIAFESNGQGQWHIEIFDRGPAASTRPTTPSSPNPSSGS from the coding sequence ATGCTGACCGATAGCCTGACCCGTTTGCGTCAGCAGAACGGGATCCTTTTCAGCTTAACCCGCTGGTCGGGGGGGCTGTGTTTGGCTGGCCTGAGCCTGCTGCTGTTTGGCTGTACCCCCGAGGGCTTTCGCACCCCACAGCCCAACCTCACCAACAGCGGCCTAAACAGCATCTTCCCGGATGGGGAGCCTGCCTTTAGTGGGGATGGCCGTTACTTAGTGTTTTCTTCGGCTCGCAGTGGCAGCCAAGATATTTTTCTGTATGACACCCAAGAGCGGCGCCTGGTAGAATTGCCTGGCCTCAACTCCAGCGATGTGGCCACCACCTCCCCCGACATCAGTGCGGATGGCCGCTACATCGTCTATGTATCAAACGCGCTGGGCAAGTCAGAGATTTTTCTCTACGACCGCCAAACCCGTAATGTACAAAATATCAGCAGCCGGGTAGCCGGGGATGTGCGCAACCCCACCATTAGCGGTGATGGTCGGTTTATCGCCTTTGAGAGCAACGGCCAGGGACAATGGCACATCGAGATTTTCGACCGTGGCCCTGCCGCCAGCACTCGCCCCACTACCCCCTCTTCCCCCAATCCCAGCTCCGGATCGTGA
- a CDS encoding DUF427 domain-containing protein, with translation MPKAIWNGAVLAETERYETVEGNIYFPPESLHQEYFQPSSTHTTCPWKGLASYYSIVVNGQENKDAAWYYPDPKPAAANIRGYVAFWKGVKVEA, from the coding sequence ATGCCCAAGGCGATTTGGAACGGAGCGGTATTGGCAGAGACAGAGCGCTACGAGACCGTAGAAGGCAATATCTATTTTCCGCCAGAATCCCTCCATCAGGAGTATTTTCAACCCAGTTCCACCCACACCACCTGCCCCTGGAAGGGGTTGGCTAGCTATTACAGCATTGTGGTGAATGGGCAGGAGAACAAAGATGCCGCCTGGTACTACCCGGATCCCAAGCCTGCCGCCGCCAACATCCGCGGTTATGTGGCCTTTTGGAAAGGGGTTAAGGTGGAAGCCTAG